From the genome of Arvicola amphibius chromosome 9, mArvAmp1.2, whole genome shotgun sequence:
ataaaaaatccactatgatcaaaatataaacaGGGTTTACTAAGATAGGAGAGATGTCAGTGGTTTCCTTCTCTGCCCTAGAATCCAATACAGCTTCTAAGTACACCATTAATGATTCTGCTTCAGTTGTCCTGTTCAGTTCGTCCCGCCTACGCCCAAATTTAGCTGAGGATCAGCTCGTGGCTGATGGAGACACAGACTGGGACTGACTTGGCACCCAAAAAGGGTCcggtcccccacccccaccccattctccttccgtgtgtgtgtgtgtgtgtgtgtgtgtgtgtgtgtgtgtgtgtgtgaccaagaacaaaggaaagggaagacgCCTTTAATGCTTGGGAAGAATCAAGCCGCAGTGCCTACTGGGAGGAAACAAGAAGACAGTACCGTGGCTCTTCCCAGGATGCCTTGCGAACCAGAGGTGAAGCTGGATCCAGAACCGTTGCAGTGTTCTGGCTGCAAGTGTTTACCTGGCTCAGAAAAGCTGCCATGGACCCCCTGGAGAACAATCATAGCGTCACCATGAATCAGGGCACCGTGGGCTTAAGTATCCACAGCATCTCAGACACCCTGGTGGTGACTTCGTACCTCTTATTGGTTCTGTTCTTCGGGCTGTGGGTATGACGGGATCTCTGGGCTGGTGTTGCACTTCCCCGCAGAGACCTGGCTTCCACCTAGCACCCTGGCACTTCAGAGGGGATGACCTTGACCACTCTTTGTCTAACCCTTCCCCACCCTTCCAACCAAGCACCAGCTACTTAGGCAACAAAACCATTCTGGACCATTATCCCTTCCGATTCCTATACCTATCCCCACACTAAAATAATAGTTACGTAACTCAAATGTGCCTGCTCCTGCCACCTAGAACCCGAAACCTTAATGGTATTTTGAAAGTCTTTGTGAGACTCACGATGATGACATCAGCTAGCACCAATGTGCACTCTGAACTCTTTCCAGGACTTCCCCATCTGCAGATCTAGCCAATCGagctgaaatttttttcttttttttcttattgatatttattgagctctacattcttatctgctcccctccctgcctatcccctcctcccttccaccctcccccaaggtccccatgctcccaatttactcaggagatctctttttctactttctgcttcccatgtagattatatctatataagtctctcttagtgttcgcattgttgtctaaattctctgggattgtggtttgtaggctggctttctttgctttatgtttaaaaacacctatgagtgagtacatgtgataattatgtgtctgggttacctcactcaaaataatgttttctagctccatctattttcctgcaaaattcaagctgtcatttttttctgctgtgtagtactccattgtataaatgtaccacatttttcttatccattcttcggttgaggggcatttaggttgttttcaggttctggtgacaaacaaagctgctatgaacatggttgatcacatgtccttgtggcacgattgagcatcctttggatatatacccaaaagtggtattactgggtcttgaggaaggttgtttcctaattttctgagaaatcgccacactgacatccaaaggggttgtaccagcttgcattcccaccagcaatgcagaagtgttcccttttccccacaatctcttcagcataagttgtcatcagtgtttttgatcttggccattcttacaggtttaagataaAATCTcttagttgttttgatttgcatttgtctgatgactaaggatgttgaacatttccttaagtgtctttcagccattttagattcctctgttgagagttctctgtttaggtctgactattttttttaattatgtgatcttttggtgtccaatttcttgagttctttgtatattttggagatcagacctctatctgatgtggggatAGTGaagcttttttttccattctgtaggccgctattttgtcttattgactgtgtcctttgctttacagaagcttttcagtttcaggaggtcccatttattaattgtttctctcagtgtctgtgctgctggggttatattcaggaagtggttccctgtgccaatgcgttcaaatgtacttcccactttctcttctataaggttcagtgtggctggctttatgttgtggtctttgatccatttggacttgagttttgtgcatggtgatagatatgggtctattttcttttttctacatgttgatatccagttatgccagcaccacttgttaaatatgctttcttttttccatttgatattttttgcttctttatcaaagatcaggtgtttgaagatgtgtggattgatatccaggtcttctattcacttccattggtcctcctgtcagtTCTTATTGgcataccaggctgttttcagtactgtagctctgtaatagagtttgaagtcagggattgtgatgcctccagaagttcctttattgtacatgattgttttggctatcctgatttttttgcttttccatatgaaattgagtactgtcctttcgaggtctttgaagaatttttctgggattttgatgggcattgtgttgaatctgtagattgcttttggtaagatgccATTTATACTatattctgcctacccaagagcatgggagatctttccactttctggtgtcttcttcaacttctttcttcagagatttaaagttcttgtcatacaagtcttccacttgtttggttagagttactctgagatattttacgctatttgtggctattgtgaagggtgatgtttctctgatttcttccccagcccttttatcatctgtgtacaggagggctactgatttttctgagttaatcttgtattttgctacattgctgaaagtgtttatgagttgtagaagttccttggtagaatttttgggatcacttatgtaaactatcatatcaatgTTGAAAGTATTTAAGATTGTACTGGATACTTACAATTATTTACAGTAATTATTACAACACCTAACTTTTAATCTAGAGGCAATGTAAAGCACACAAAATGATGTACTGGAGGTTATATCCAAATATTATATgacttttctgaaagaaatttgAGCTGAAAGAGTCTAGGAACAAATTCTCTATGCATGTGAAGGCCGGATCTACGGTGACTTGAACTGAGATTCTGAAAGGTTGAGTGGCACTCAGATGCAAACCTAGAGCTGTCTGGCATGTGATGGACTTGAGCATCCTTAGAGTTTCGTATCCACAGGGGCTCCTGGAACTATCCTCACCAACGCCAAGGGGTGGGAGCACAGGATCTATTCTAAAAAGGATCTATTCCAGGGGAATCCTGGACGCACATCATAACACTTAAACCATCTTCATTGGCTTCAGCCATGAACACTCTGTTTCTAGGTGGCAGGGATTCTTAGTCTTTGAGCTTCAATTCTGGGATCCTTCCTCCAGTACTATGATAGATGGATGTCCGGCATGCTTTGATCCCTTCCCCTAGAATATGGATGGATGTCTGGCATGCTTTGATCCCCTTCCCCTAGAATATGGATGGATGTACGGCATGCTTTGATCCCCTTCCTTCTTTATAGTTATTTGTcctagacaggatctcactatgtagttctgtctggcctgaaactcactatgtagaccaagttgacctcaaactcacagagatccacctgcctctgctcctgagtgttaggatcaaaggcatgcgccacaacaccgaacttttgtttgttttaagttaaaaagaaTCCTATATTGTCATTAGCTACCACATGCTTTAACCTTTAGTGTAACAAGCAAAATGTATAGAGTGACTTGAAGAATAACTTAGTTTTCTTCCCTTGTCCATCTCATCTTTCTGAGGTAACCAGACCTGGTGTCTTTTCTCAGCACTTGggcaaacatacagacacataatgTGTATTCTGCATGTTCCTTTTATAAGACGGGATCAAATTGCACAATTAGTTTGCAGAAGCTCTCTTTCCCTACTAGTGTATTTGGAGAGTCCCACACACCAACAACACTTAGAGACCTAGCTTGAATTTAATCAGCTGCGGGATAGTAAGACCAACATAGACTATCCAGCTCTTCTCTGTGAACGGTACACCACCAGAGTGTTTCTGTTTCAGGCTCTTCTGTCACATAGGCGTGGTACAGTAAAAGACTTCTTCCTGGCTGGCCAAAATCTAGCATGGTGGTTGGTGAGTAAACTTGTATATGGCTGtctgtttgtgggctttctgttttggcttagtttttgttttttgttttgtttgtttgtttgtttcaagacagggtttctctgtatagccctgtctatcctgaaactcactctttagaccaggctggcctcaaattcagagatctgcctgcctctgcctcctgagtgttgggattaaaggcttgtgccaccactgactggctgtatttgcctttttattattttaacttatatGCCTTAAATCCAAAATAATTTGAAGTTGCTAGATCAggactttcttcctcttcctccccttctccttctccttctccttcttctctttctatgtagcccaggctgaccttgaactcccagtctttctgctttagcctcctgagtgctggggtaacAATTGGTGTGATAAACCAATTTCATTTAGTAGGTGATTTATTTAATGGCTAAGTAATTTCACATCAAGGGACAGAAAGGAAGTCAGCTACCCCTTAGAAATTCtaattgtatgtgcatatgtgtgtgcaggtgtctaaGTGCCTGTGCACATACGTAGGCCAGAGAAGGACCTTGAGTGTCCTGCTTCATTATTCTTTGACTTACTCCCTTGACACAGGGTCtgtcgctgaacctggagctaggctggcggCTCATGAGCTcccagcaattctcctgtctcagcttcccacagCGCAGGAGGTAGAGATGCTCAGCAGCCACTTCTGTTTTTCTATGCAAGTGTCAAGgtttgaacttgggacctcttgCTTTTACGGCAAGCACTCTTAGCCATTGGGCCACCACCAGTGCAATTTGCATTTAAATTAGCTACAGTGCAGTATAGTAAACAAGTCTATTGAGAAGTGCCCAGGCTAAACGCAGGCAAAATCTAAACATCAGCTTGTTGGGTTTAGCAGCACAGAAAAGATCTTTTCAAGGCAGAGTCATGCAGTGGGATTTGAGGTGGAGCATGTCTTTTCCAGGGAGACGGAGTGTGAGGcgttctgagaagagggaacaaCAGATACCAAAGTCAGTGGATTTGCATTTTCTGAACattacttatttgttttgagacaaggtctcatgtgtcCCAGGATGTCCGCAGACTCACCATGGTGCTGGTCTCCTTTAATAGTTGGCTCTTCAGCTTCAGTTCACCAGCATTGAGCATCCCAGCAGCGCAACAATGTGACCTCAGTGGTGCTAACTGGTCTAATGTTAATCCCAGCTGACTCTTCCGCCCTAGTTGAAAAGATACCACAGAGTCTTGGTTTAAAATATCACACAGCTGGCCTCATAGAATCCTTGAGGGACTCTCAAACTTCCCTCCGAAACttcacaagctggagtcatcagagagtagggagcctcagttgagaaaaggcctccagccgggtgttggtggcacaagcctttaatcccagcacttgggaggcagaggcaggcggatctctgtgagtttgaggcaagcctggtctacgagagctagttccaggacaggctccaaatctacagagaaaccctgtctcaaaaaaccgagagaaagagagagagagagagagagagagagagagagagagagagagagagagagagagtgcctcCATAAGATCGGGCTTTAAGCAAccttgtaaggcattttcttaattagtaattgatgaggGAGGACCCAACTCACTCTGGGTAGGGCCATGCCTGCGTTAAtgaccctgggttctataagaaagcaggctgagcaagccatgaggagtaagccagtaagcagctctcctccatggcctctgcatcagctcctgctcccaagttcctgccctattatagttcctgtcctgacttccttcagtgataaactatgatgtagaagtgtaagccagataaaccctttcctctccaacttgcttttggtcatggtgtttggtcgcagtaatagaaaccccaactaagacgcTAGGTGAGTGTTCTATGGCTGAACCCCTCTCTCAGTCCATAAACATGAATTCTTGTTATGTGTGACAAGGGCTCTGACAGTCTCATCTTCTGATTTTCAGATGGGCATTTCTACTTTTTCTGCATATATCGGCAGTGGCCACTATATGGGCCTGGCTGGGTTAGGTGCAACTTCCGGAATTGCAGTTGGAGTCCTTGAGTGGAATGTAAGTAATATCTTCTGAGCTACTGACCACTTGATTGTTGTCCAAAGAAGACTCATAAACACAAAAGCTTGCTTTTAATCTCGAGTGACTGTTAGGGATATGTGGAAAGTATAGACGAAGGGAGTCAGGTCTTCGGTTTTTCAAAAGGACTCTGCTGTTTTTCTCCTTAGTAAGTCAGGAGACAGAATGCATATATGCTGTGGGCCATAGGGAAGACAGTGAACAAAGAGCTGTTGGGCGGGAGGGAAGATCGCACTAGCgtttaaatgtgtgtgcgtgtgtgtgctcgtgtgcacacacacgcatgtgcatatatgtgttcaCTAACATCTGCAGACATTAATTGAACCTGCATCTCTTTGAAGAGCTTGACCCCTATGGACCCCTGCCTTAactcttctgctttttcttggtttcagaCTATATTTGTGTTCTATATTCTTGGTTGGATATTTGTTCCTATCTATAACAAGGCTGAGGTAAGTGCCCATCATCAGTTATTCTAtaggttgtgggttttttttaagatttatttatttattatgtatacaacattttgcctcgatgtatgcccgcatgccagaggagggcaccagatctcattacagatgatagtgagccaccatgtggttgctgggaattgaactcaggacctctgcaagaccaaccagtgctcttaacctctgagccatctctccagccccagtttgtgattttttttttaaagaaaaaaaaagacatttattcagTGTCATGATCAGACTATTACATTTAGCAATCAACAGCATGGGTGAGAAGAGGTCTACAGTAAAACCCTTTGTTGGAATGCTTTACACTTTCCacagaacagaaactaaaataaccTGTTATACAATTAGTCACAAATACAGTCCTCGAGTTTTTTTGCCCATACACATGAGTATTGTCTAAAACATGTCTTCTTTGTAGCAGCTAGGCCCTGCCACCACTGTGCTTGGCTGAGTTCACAAATCTGTTGTAAcctgtagcttccctgtcacttctctggctctcctctcctgctaagctttgtttcctggctgtaaTTAGAACCTCCTGCCACTGccatagctgctgctgctgctggaaccaCCATAGCCACCTTGATTTCGTGGTTTAGCAAAGTACTGGCCTCCACCACCATAAGGGCCagagcttctgcctccaaagtttcCTCCTTTCATTGGTCCAAAATTTGAAGACTGATTGTTGTAATTGCCAAAATCATTGTAGCTTCCACCACCTCCAAAATTGCTTCCATCATTACCGAATCCATTATAGCCATCCCCACTGCCACCgtatccaccaccaccacggcTGCCACCGAAGCCACCACGACCACTGAAGTTTCCCCCTCGACCAAAATTGTCATTGCCGCCAAAACCGCCTCCACGACCACCACCGAAGTTTCCAGAACCACTTCGACCTCTTTGGCTGGACGAAGCACTAGCCATCTCCTGCTTGGATAGGGCTTTTCTTACTTCACAGTTGTGCCCGTTCACAGTATGGTATTTCTGAATAACAATCTTGTCCACGGAGTCAGGGTCATCAAAGGTGACAAAAGCAAACCCTCTCTTTTTTCCACTGCCTCTGTCAGTCATGATTTCAATCACTTCAATCTTCCCATACTGCTCAAAATAATCTCTCAGGTGATGTTCTTCCGTGTCTTCTTTAATACCACCAACAAAGATCTTTTTCACGGTTAAGTGGGCACCCGGTCTCTGAGAATCCTCTCTCGACACAGCTCTCTTGGGTTCCACGACTCTTCCATCCACCTTATGGGGTCTCGCATTCATAGCGGCATCCACTTCCTCCCCAGTGGCGTACGTAACAAACCCAAAGCCCCTGGATCGTTTGGTGTTTGGATCTCTCATGACCACGCAGTCCGTGAGTGTTCCCCATTGCTCAAAATGGCTCCTCAGACTCTCGTCGGTGCTTTCGAAGCTCAGCCCTCCAATGAAGAGCTTCCGCAGCTGTGCCGGCTCCTTGGGAGACTCTGACTTGGACATGACGGCAGGGAAATGAGAGCCTTCAGCGATGCTTCCTCGGCCGCGTAAATGGGCAGAAAGCcagtttgtgatttttaaaaataaacattgcctGTGTAGTAAAAGCATCCCGAAGGACAGATTATACCATCAGTCTTTTGATCCTGGCACTGACTTCCCAAATCTGCAGATACTGAAAATACACCATTTTGTCTAGGGTAGACACAAGTAACTATCTGCTTCTTCAGGAATTTACAGAAAGTAtttcaaaacattatttaaaataagatgtaaagaaaagaatagaacatATGTGTTAGTGACTAGAAGATTTAGTACCCTAAAATGCTGTTTCTTCCTGGTTGGTTTGTTCATGGAATAAAATTTCACACAAGAGCAAAACAGGGCTCTGTGAGAAGCTTGACATACTTATTCTAAAGTCAAAACTGTAagaacagctgggcagtggtggcacacgcctttaatcccagcactcgggaggcagaggcaggcggatctctgagttcgaggccagcctggtctacaagagctagttccaggacaggctctagaaactacagggaaaccctgtctcgaaaaaccaaaaaaaaaaaaaaaaaactgtaagaacAGTGAAGGCATCGTCAAAGAAAGGCAGACCGTCTGACTAAATATTGACATTTAttagaaaacattaataataCTATATAATATTAATTCAGGGAAAAACACATTGCTGTAATTCGGATAAGTGTCCCCCAGAGGTCCATTGGAGGTTTAGTCACCATCCCATGGATGGAGGCAGAAACTTCAGAGATGAGGTACAGTAGGAAGTCTTCTATATTTGACCTTGGATGGAGTGTTAGGACCCCAatccattcttctttctttttcttctgtccatGAAGTGAATAGCTTCCTCTACCACACTCTCTTGCTCTGATGCTACCACAGAACCAAAGCAATTGGCCCAGTTTGCTGtgggaatgaaaatgaaatttatgccctggcaatgctgcaTGCATGGGTAGCCtatatatggcggttctgttgaacttgtccatattaggtctcatggtctgagttgatgagattaactg
Proteins encoded in this window:
- the LOC119823123 gene encoding heterogeneous nuclear ribonucleoprotein A1-like, coding for MSKSESPKEPAQLRKLFIGGLSFESTDESLRSHFEQWGTLTDCVVMRDPNTKRSRGFGFVTYATGEEVDAAMNARPHKVDGRVVEPKRAVSREDSQRPGAHLTVKKIFVGGIKEDTEEHHLRDYFEQYGKIEVIEIMTDRGSGKKRGFAFVTFDDPDSVDKIVIQKYHTVNGHNCEVRKALSKQEMASASSSQRGRSGSGNFGGGRGGGFGGNDNFGRGGNFSGRGGFGGSRGGGGYGGSGDGYNGFGNDGSNFGGGGSYNDFGNYNNQSSNFGPMKGGNFGGRSSGPYGGGGQYFAKPRNQGGYGGSSSSSSYGSGRRF